The Daucus carota subsp. sativus chromosome 7, DH1 v3.0, whole genome shotgun sequence genome window below encodes:
- the LOC108195353 gene encoding uncharacterized protein LOC108195353 isoform X1, with amino-acid sequence MKSVFEYFSNSGYTFEECNFRQDFIRCHTCNESIEGSVGYWFTDTRLSDRQSIFLHKTCSELPISVYLHEHSLCLKEDNIFSEDAACRICNKPIAGSPTFTCTNPDENVNCQNFYLHKICAELPLQINHHKHNIHPLALFPQPDGHICSVCTRSVKICYACYDCEFNVCVFCAFEQRVLHHEGHKEHTLTLMKKESLFQCDACNEEAKDYFYACTTCDFVVHKRCAFSPYIIPNPSYHHHPLNLIYSIPDIHRYFKQFCSICGEFVCKSYWVYYCHKCTYFVHMKCSTSTVSMRNKDEADDIDNESDLLQFPLPSQESMFDLIVTQCAKSQIDLKDEGENCVTMSTAPNDPHIIEKHWSHEIHPLQQLLCTVSENDEDDNDGRRTLICNGCIQPITVSHPSYYACIQCGFFLHSFCATKLPQKLPVGASHFHPNHSLLLQKPGKFYYDVLCESCYLVTNGFYYHCQTCDINIDIRCAFLPTRIKHKSHKHHSLVQRFSSNSRCCVSGSTIENDMVYACETCSNFQMKKYCIFFPSSAKHKYETHPLTLRYPPFFYEGVFYCEICEERVNNQELLYHCSESEHSFHRYCLGVISNMKLGGSIKVFIMDKPHTLALVIKNLTRNKSTDTCSQCLTHFSLPECFLECDGCGILACAGCASKLLGEKQANNRAPFYRSTHSIYI; translated from the exons ATGAAGTCGGTGTTTGAGTACTTCAGCAATTCTGGATACACATTCGAAGAGTGTAATTTTCGACAAGATTTTATCAGATGCCATACGTGCAACGAATCAATTGAAGGCTCTGTGGGATATTGGTTTACTGATACTAGGCTCAGTGATCGTCAAAGCATCTTCCTGCACAAGACCTGTTCAGAATTGCCCATATCAGTTTATTTACATGAGCACTCATTATGTTTAAAAGAGGATAATATTTTCAGTGAGGATGCTGCTTGCCGTATTTGCAACAAACCAATTGCAGGCTCTCCTACATTTACATGTACTAATCCTGATGAAAATGTCAATTGTCAAAATTTCTACTTGCACAAGATCTGTGCCGAATTGCCCTTGCAGATAAACCACCATAAGCACAACATACACCCTCTTGCTCTGTTTCCTCAGCCTGATGGTCACATCTGTAGTGTTTGTACTCGTTCTGTGAAGATCTGTTATGCATGTTACGACTGTGAGtttaatgtgtgtgtgttttgtgctTTTGAGCAAAGAGTGCTTCATCATGAAGGACACAAGGAGCACACACTCACATTAATGAAGAAGGAATCTTTGTTCCAGTGTGATGCTTGTAATGAGGAGGCTAAAGACTATTTCTATGCTTGCACCACCTGTGATTTTGTGGTCCACAAGAGGTGTGCCTTTTCCCCTTATATTATCCCAAATCCTAGTTACCACCATCACCCTCTTAATCTCATCTACTCCATTCCTGACATTCATCGTTATTTCAAGCAATTTTGCAGTATCTGCGGTGAATTTGTATGCAAAAGCTACTGGGTGTACTATTGCCATAAATGCACATATTTTGTGCACATGAAATGTTCCACATCCACAGTATCCATGCG AAATAAGGATGAAGCAGATGACATTGACAATGAATCTGATCTGCTACAATTTCCTCTGCCTAGCCAAGAATCAATGTTTGATCTCATTGTAACTCAGTGTGCCAAGTCCCAAATTGACTTAAAAGATGAAGGGGAAAACTGTGTTACTATGTCAACAGCACCTAATGATCCACACATAATTGAAAAACACTGGAGTCACGAGATCCATCCATTACAACAGCTCTTGTGTACTGTTAGTGAGAACGATGAGGACGATAATGATGGCAGAAGGACGCTGATATGTAATGGATGCATTCAACCTATAACGGTTTCTCATCCGTCATACTATGCTTGTATCCAATGCGGTTTCTTTCTCCATTCCTTCTGCGCGACTAAGTTGCCACAGAAGCTACCTGTAGGAGCATCCCATTTTCACCCTAATCATTCTCTCTTGCTTCAGAAGCCCGGTAAATTCTATTATGATGTTCTCTGTGAGTCTTGCTACCTTGTGACAAATGGATTCTACTACCATTGCCAGACATGTGATATCAATATTGATATCCGTTGTGCATTCTTACCAACCAGGATAAAACACAAATCTCACAAGCACCACTCCCTTGTTCAGCGTTTCTCTTCTAATTCCAGGTGTTGTGTAAGTGGGTCGACAATTGAAAATGATATGGTATATGCATGTGAAACTTGCAGTAATTtccaaatgaagaaatattgtatattttttcCAAGTAGCGCGAAACACAAATATGAAACTCACCCCCTAACCTTGAGATATCCACCATTCTTCTACGAGGGGGTATTCTACTGTGAAATCTGTGAGGAACGAGTCAACAACCAAGAATTGCTCTATCATTGCAGTGAATCTGAACATTCATTTCACCGTTATTGCTTGGGCGTTATCAGCAATATGAAGTTAGGAGGGAGCATTAAAGTTTTTATCATGGATAAACCACACACACTTGCATTAGTTATCAAGAACCTAACAAGAAACAAGTCCACAGACACTTGTTCCCAATGCTTAACACATTTCTCCCTCCCAGAATGCTTTTTGGAATGTGATGGCTGCGGAATTCTTGCATGTGCCGGCTGTGCCAGTAAACTCTTGGGCGAAAAACAGGCCAACAACAGAGCGCCCTTCTATCGAAGTACTCACAGTATTTATATATGA
- the LOC108195353 gene encoding uncharacterized protein LOC108195353 isoform X2 translates to MKSVFEYFSNSGYTFEECNFRQDFIRCHTCNESIEGSVGYWFTDTRLSDRQSIFLHKTCSELPISVYLHEHSLCLKEDNIFSEDAACRICNKPIAGSPTFTCTNPDENVNCQNFYLHKICAELPLQINHHKHNIHPLALFPQPDGHICSVCTRSVKICYACYDCEFNVCVFCAFEQRVLHHEGHKEHTLTLMKKESLFQCDACNEEAKDYFYACTTCDFVVHKSICGEFVCKSYWVYYCHKCTYFVHMKCSTSTVSMRNKDEADDIDNESDLLQFPLPSQESMFDLIVTQCAKSQIDLKDEGENCVTMSTAPNDPHIIEKHWSHEIHPLQQLLCTVSENDEDDNDGRRTLICNGCIQPITVSHPSYYACIQCGFFLHSFCATKLPQKLPVGASHFHPNHSLLLQKPGKFYYDVLCESCYLVTNGFYYHCQTCDINIDIRCAFLPTRIKHKSHKHHSLVQRFSSNSRCCVSGSTIENDMVYACETCSNFQMKKYCIFFPSSAKHKYETHPLTLRYPPFFYEGVFYCEICEERVNNQELLYHCSESEHSFHRYCLGVISNMKLGGSIKVFIMDKPHTLALVIKNLTRNKSTDTCSQCLTHFSLPECFLECDGCGILACAGCASKLLGEKQANNRAPFYRSTHSIYI, encoded by the exons ATGAAGTCGGTGTTTGAGTACTTCAGCAATTCTGGATACACATTCGAAGAGTGTAATTTTCGACAAGATTTTATCAGATGCCATACGTGCAACGAATCAATTGAAGGCTCTGTGGGATATTGGTTTACTGATACTAGGCTCAGTGATCGTCAAAGCATCTTCCTGCACAAGACCTGTTCAGAATTGCCCATATCAGTTTATTTACATGAGCACTCATTATGTTTAAAAGAGGATAATATTTTCAGTGAGGATGCTGCTTGCCGTATTTGCAACAAACCAATTGCAGGCTCTCCTACATTTACATGTACTAATCCTGATGAAAATGTCAATTGTCAAAATTTCTACTTGCACAAGATCTGTGCCGAATTGCCCTTGCAGATAAACCACCATAAGCACAACATACACCCTCTTGCTCTGTTTCCTCAGCCTGATGGTCACATCTGTAGTGTTTGTACTCGTTCTGTGAAGATCTGTTATGCATGTTACGACTGTGAGtttaatgtgtgtgtgttttgtgctTTTGAGCAAAGAGTGCTTCATCATGAAGGACACAAGGAGCACACACTCACATTAATGAAGAAGGAATCTTTGTTCCAGTGTGATGCTTGTAATGAGGAGGCTAAAGACTATTTCTATGCTTGCACCACCTGTGATTTTGTGGTCCACAAGAG TATCTGCGGTGAATTTGTATGCAAAAGCTACTGGGTGTACTATTGCCATAAATGCACATATTTTGTGCACATGAAATGTTCCACATCCACAGTATCCATGCG AAATAAGGATGAAGCAGATGACATTGACAATGAATCTGATCTGCTACAATTTCCTCTGCCTAGCCAAGAATCAATGTTTGATCTCATTGTAACTCAGTGTGCCAAGTCCCAAATTGACTTAAAAGATGAAGGGGAAAACTGTGTTACTATGTCAACAGCACCTAATGATCCACACATAATTGAAAAACACTGGAGTCACGAGATCCATCCATTACAACAGCTCTTGTGTACTGTTAGTGAGAACGATGAGGACGATAATGATGGCAGAAGGACGCTGATATGTAATGGATGCATTCAACCTATAACGGTTTCTCATCCGTCATACTATGCTTGTATCCAATGCGGTTTCTTTCTCCATTCCTTCTGCGCGACTAAGTTGCCACAGAAGCTACCTGTAGGAGCATCCCATTTTCACCCTAATCATTCTCTCTTGCTTCAGAAGCCCGGTAAATTCTATTATGATGTTCTCTGTGAGTCTTGCTACCTTGTGACAAATGGATTCTACTACCATTGCCAGACATGTGATATCAATATTGATATCCGTTGTGCATTCTTACCAACCAGGATAAAACACAAATCTCACAAGCACCACTCCCTTGTTCAGCGTTTCTCTTCTAATTCCAGGTGTTGTGTAAGTGGGTCGACAATTGAAAATGATATGGTATATGCATGTGAAACTTGCAGTAATTtccaaatgaagaaatattgtatattttttcCAAGTAGCGCGAAACACAAATATGAAACTCACCCCCTAACCTTGAGATATCCACCATTCTTCTACGAGGGGGTATTCTACTGTGAAATCTGTGAGGAACGAGTCAACAACCAAGAATTGCTCTATCATTGCAGTGAATCTGAACATTCATTTCACCGTTATTGCTTGGGCGTTATCAGCAATATGAAGTTAGGAGGGAGCATTAAAGTTTTTATCATGGATAAACCACACACACTTGCATTAGTTATCAAGAACCTAACAAGAAACAAGTCCACAGACACTTGTTCCCAATGCTTAACACATTTCTCCCTCCCAGAATGCTTTTTGGAATGTGATGGCTGCGGAATTCTTGCATGTGCCGGCTGTGCCAGTAAACTCTTGGGCGAAAAACAGGCCAACAACAGAGCGCCCTTCTATCGAAGTACTCACAGTATTTATATATGA